One genomic region from Chthonomonas calidirosea T49 encodes:
- the cas10 gene encoding type III-B CRISPR-associated protein Cas10/Cmr2 produces the protein MNTLVAPDAHRNFSKALAKFAQKAREIIKGYSDYCIYAGGDDVLALLPLETVIECANALNKAFRQHLQGFQLPDDSGTLSIGVAICHRMEPPSIALEAARSAERAAKQLRNALAVAVHPRSGSSVMVKDPWRDTLLQDWQNSKKALRHGIARGFPYELQHLARQWEGAISHPNFSPRQKRELPKRLKKEALRILERKKETGQNTKAIMEEVIDSIQSVDQLKTQADRLAIAHFLTRG, from the coding sequence CTGAACACTCTAGTCGCTCCTGATGCCCATCGGAATTTTTCGAAAGCGCTCGCGAAGTTTGCTCAAAAAGCGCGCGAGATCATTAAAGGCTACAGCGACTACTGCATCTATGCTGGAGGAGACGATGTGCTCGCCCTTCTGCCCTTGGAGACAGTCATCGAATGTGCAAATGCGCTGAACAAAGCTTTTCGTCAGCACCTACAAGGTTTTCAGCTGCCGGATGATTCAGGCACGCTTTCTATAGGCGTCGCGATATGCCATCGGATGGAGCCGCCAAGCATCGCTCTGGAGGCCGCTCGCAGTGCCGAAAGGGCGGCCAAGCAACTTCGCAATGCCCTGGCCGTTGCCGTTCATCCGCGGAGCGGATCTAGCGTTATGGTGAAGGATCCATGGCGCGATACCCTGCTGCAAGACTGGCAAAACTCCAAAAAGGCCCTGCGCCACGGGATAGCGCGTGGATTCCCTTACGAGCTGCAGCATCTTGCCAGGCAGTGGGAAGGTGCGATATCGCATCCTAATTTCTCTCCGCGTCAGAAGAGAGAGCTCCCAAAGCGTCTGAAGAAGGAGGCCCTGCGCATCCTCGAACGCAAGAAAGAGACCGGCCAAAACACCAAAGCGATCATGGAAGAGGTCATTGATAGCATTCAATCGGTCGATCAGTTAAAAACCCAGGCCGATCGCTTGGCCATCGCCCATTTCCTAACGAGAGGTTAA
- a CDS encoding type III-B CRISPR module-associated Cmr3 family protein, whose product MPPLSMPMPGTLAGFLRPLIGQRRGYSWEPSEVAILRDIGVAGPLLKNETVCFPAPADAVVLEGKELMTLRPFEPEKGGCNLRPGLLPLKVTKDGKPAPGYTYWKARDMFQWLAGNVQESFLPEEIGDFPRDTSLHGAIDPRTHTAQEGRRYSTEMVVYEQLKKSKEDENCDQKYESWSFLVAAEVSEEEDLCTVHTLGGERWLAAVREAPKKWPDTCPNPIKEALRHARQMRLKSCRDG is encoded by the coding sequence ATGCCACCTCTCTCAATGCCCATGCCGGGCACCCTTGCCGGCTTCCTACGCCCGCTGATCGGGCAACGACGCGGATACTCCTGGGAGCCCTCGGAGGTGGCCATCCTGCGGGACATCGGCGTTGCCGGGCCGCTGCTAAAGAACGAGACGGTCTGCTTTCCCGCCCCTGCGGATGCGGTCGTGCTGGAAGGAAAGGAGCTGATGACTCTGCGCCCCTTTGAACCGGAAAAGGGCGGCTGCAACCTTCGCCCTGGGCTTTTGCCCCTTAAGGTCACCAAGGACGGCAAGCCCGCGCCCGGCTATACCTACTGGAAGGCCAGAGATATGTTTCAATGGCTTGCTGGCAATGTGCAAGAGAGCTTCTTGCCTGAAGAGATCGGCGACTTCCCCCGCGACACAAGCCTTCATGGGGCCATAGATCCGAGGACCCATACGGCGCAGGAGGGCAGGCGCTATTCCACGGAAATGGTGGTTTATGAGCAGTTAAAGAAAAGCAAGGAGGACGAAAACTGCGACCAGAAGTACGAAAGCTGGTCCTTCTTGGTGGCCGCGGAGGTTTCTGAGGAGGAAGACCTCTGCACCGTTCACACGCTGGGCGGAGAACGTTGGCTGGCCGCTGTTCGGGAGGCCCCTAAGAAGTGGCCAGATACGTGCCCAAACCCCATTAAAGAGGCGCTACGGCATGCACGGCAGATGCGTCTGAAAAGCTGCCGAGACGGTTAG